In Solanum pennellii chromosome 7, SPENNV200, the following are encoded in one genomic region:
- the LOC107025292 gene encoding uncharacterized protein LOC107025292, whose amino-acid sequence MGLVFFLFILTMMKILKNSMASRLRFWVILQVVLVIFFARLSCSFEAKSAIGDPGMKRDNLRVAIEAWNQCNEVYEEAPNMGSPRHADCFDLQKSNNNRTKLVHLVNELDNKLSINDAKSLGQYSLNVDMYAAWKELFLGYKCKVQDEPKPWNFWMIMLKSGNMDTTAAICPRNGLPSQPFDQIPRFPCFGKGCMNMPRIYHDYTTLHSHRKHPKVTKLKGGFHGTWELDADMSTARTRNDTSFFSVTWHKILGKGSWKFHHVLKTSSKYPWLMLYLRSDATTGFSGGYHYETRGMSKIVPKSPNFKVRFTLDVIKGGGPRSQFYLMDIGSCWKNNGQPCDGDVTTDVTRYSEMIINPDIRAVSSGCNPKENLKLCPVYHTFANGTRVHRTDEARFPYDAYHMYCSPGNGMYLEEPFNHCDEYSNPQAQEILQILPHPVWGEYGYPTKKGEGWIGDARTWELDVGRLSQSLYFYQDPFTKPAERHWPSIDLGTEIYVSSNELAEWTVSDFDIIVTDK is encoded by the exons ATGGggctagtattttttttatttattttaacaatgatgaaaatattgaaaaacaGCATGGCTTCGCGTTTGAGATTTTGGGTGATTTTGCAAGtagttttagttatattttttgCTAGATTATCATGTAGTTTCGAAGCGAAATCAGCTATTGGAGATCCAGGTATGAAAAGGGACAATTTAAGAGTTGCTATAGAGGCATGGAATCAATGTAATGAAGTGTATGAAGAAGCTCCTAATATGGGAAGTCCTAGACATGCTGATTGTTTTGATCTCcaaaaatcaaataacaatAGGA CAAAGCTGGTTCACTTGGTGAATGAGCTTGATAACAAACTAAGTATAAATGATGCCAAAAGCTTAGGACAATACTCCCTGAATGTGGATATGTATGCAGCTTGGAAAGAATTGTTCTTAGGATACAAATGCAAAGTTCAAGATGAGCCAAAACCATGGAATTTTTGGATGATCATGCTCAAGAGTGGCAACATGGACACAACAGCAGCAATTTGTCCAAGAAATGGCTTACCATCTCAACCATTTGATCAAATACCGCGATTTCCGTGTTTTGGGAAAGGTTGCATGAATATGCCTAGGATATACCATGATTATACCACATTACATAGTCATAGGAAACATCCAAAGGTGACTAAGTTGAAAGGGGGGTTTCATGGTACATGGGAATTGGATGCTGATATGAGTACAGCGAGGACTCGGAATGATACTTCATTTTTCTCTGTTACTTGGCATAAGATTCTTGGAAAAGGAAGCTGGAAATTTCATCATGTGTTGAAGACTTCATCTAAGTACCCTTGGTTGATGCTTTACTTGAGGTCTGATGCAACTACAGGATTTTCTGGTGGATATCATTATGAAACAAGAGGCATGTCAAAAATA GTCCCAAAGTCACCAAATTTCAAAGTGAGGTTCACACTAGATGTGATAAAAGGAGGTGGTCCAAGGAGCCAATTCTATCTAATGGACATAGGTAGCTGCTGGAAGAACAATGGTCAGCCTTGTGATGGGGATGTCACCACAGACGTAACGCGTTACAGTGAAATGATCATCAATCCTGATATTCGTGCTGTATCATCAGGGTGCAACCCCAAGGAGAATTTGAAGTTGTGCCCAGTTTACCATACTTTTGCAAATGGAACTCGAGTTCATCGTACTGATGAGGCTAGATTTCCCTATGATGCTTATCATATGTATTGCTCCCCGGGCAACGGAATGTATCTCGAGGAACCATTCAATCACTGTGATGAATATAGCAACCCTCAAGCTCAGGAAATACTTCAAATTCTTCCTCATCCTGTTTGGGGGGAATATGGATACCCAACTAAGAAAGGAGAAGGATGGATAGGTGATGCAAGAACTTGGGAACTTGATGTTGGGAGACTCTCACAATCACTTTACTTCTATCAG GATCCATTTACTAAACCAGCTGAGAGGCATTGGCCATCTATTGATTTGGGAACTGAGATATATGTTAGCAGTAATGAACTTGCTGAATGGACTGTTAGCGACTTTGATATCATTGTGACAGATAAATAG